The Cicer arietinum cultivar CDC Frontier isolate Library 1 chromosome 1, Cicar.CDCFrontier_v2.0, whole genome shotgun sequence genome contains the following window.
AGTTGAGTCATGGACTTATTTAAAGTTActtgcattaaaaaaattcatcaattaaattttaacattgatatactaaataaattaagagatatattttaaaattattttaagagtaAAAATTATTCACTGTCATGAATAACAAACGCATAATATTTCATAtgaaatttatatgttttaactTTGTCATGAATAACAAACGCATAATATTTCATAtgaaatttatatgttttaacttttgaaatattgagGAAGACAAATCATTAACATTATAACATGATAGTATTCTACTCAGTTCATGTCCAGTTGTCTCGAAATGCGTCGGTACTAATTGGCTgctataataaaaatgattataaagtTCCACGAACAATCTTTCCTAGCggacaaataaatatttattttgtagtaATTTACTCCTAAGGTTCAAGTGCCCGAAACTCCCAAAATAAGGTTAAGTACTTAGTTCCACGGACAATCTTTCGGGATTCAAACCCACACTAGTAGTAATGACCCAAATTGATTTCTACTCTATTCATCAGGATCGGGCCCGGgtataaacaagctcaacatctTGACCcacagaagaagaaaaaaaaatcaacatttgGCGGAATATGATTACCCGggtaattttgttaaattgaatcttccataaaccctaaaccccttAATTCTCTTCTCTCCACACTTCTGCAACAAAAATTTTCAACCTACGAAGGGAGAGAAACACAAAagtttttatagataaaatgaCTAAACTGCCCTTATTAAAACTAAACAATTACAACAATACCTAAGTCTTTCTTACTCTCTCTTCCATCCCGCCTTCCTCAGTTCCTCTCTCCCTCTCTGATCTCTCCCGTTTGCTTACAATTTACAGCCTTCCTCTCTCCCTCTTCCATAATTCAGATTCACGAATCAATCACGACAAACGCGCGGTCGCCTCTGCTCCTCTGCCAAATCACGAATCACTCCTCTGCTCGCTGCGGGCCTGCGGCCGCCGCTGCCTGACTACTTGCGTGGCCGTTCGTCGCTCTCGCCTCTCTGTTCGCCGCAACCTCTCCTCATCTGTCTCCAGATCGCGTTGCTGCTTTGTTCAAAAGGTTcgaatttctattttgttattgctgatttttgttagttagtGCTTATTTTTGTTAGGTTTGATTTTTGTTAGCATGAAATTTAAAGCTTATATTGTTAGTGTTGAGTTTAGagctttgatttggagtttgGAGTTTCAATTAggctgattttttttttttagagtttttgtgttgcactcaaggtgtttgattttatgttaatataaattgtttgaGTTTCTTTTGTCGCACATGAGgcgtttgattttatgtccatataaaatgtttgagttttttatgtttcttaaattgattgatttagataagtttgtgagaatgaagaagagtaaaaaaattgattcttttttcTGAGTCTATTACCGATGATTTCAAGTTAATTAAAGAGCGTATAACATTACTTGAAGGTATTCTTAAGTAatgtagttaaattatttgatacttcCCTTTGTGTTTATTACAACCTAATTTTTTTgctatataattttatttatatatttaatttatatattatatttttatgtcggCCACCCCAAACTTTTCAGTCAAGCTCCGCCACTGATAACTATGTCGTCGAGTGATGAAGAACAAGAACAGAAGAAGAATGATAATGGCGGAGGAATACTCGATTTCATAATGAACTTAGAAGACGTTCCATCCAAGCTCTCTCCacatcttgaacttatcaaaACTCGCGTTGTTTGCAGTATCGATGCTCCTCAGCATGTATATATATCTTTCCCTTTCTTTTATTCTATTACTAGTTGTAGTAGTAATCCCTTCTATTttgttcttttaaattttaccctttttattttcatgatttcGGCTACCCCGTTTCCTAAAGTTTCTAACTTCGCAACTGGGTACTTGGAAGCATAAAAATTAGGGTTGAAAATTTCGCgcttgtttttttatattttagatggTTAAGGGTTTGTAAACTTCTAATGGCAAAAACTATATTAGCTTTACACATTTTGATTAAGGCCCTGTTtgaataaacaacttaattaagtgtTTATAGCATAAGAGGATAAGATATAAATGCTTGTGTAggttatttttataacaaaagatagaataaagtcaaactattttcattgagactataagttgttttcataagttgTCATGAAGAGTGGATGCAAATAAGTTGAAGTCGACTTATGTACATACCATTAGCAGTTTTCCTAAGCTCTCTCAAACAAGTTTAGAAGTGCTTATGCTGGTAGATGAACTCAAATAAGTTAATTCTATTAGGCTCTAATTGGGTTTCTCTACCTCTATTCCCTTCTCTTTGTATCTGGttgcttttgtttttttaacaaGTTGAATTATTCACAAATTCTATCTTTTGGTGGGTATTGTTTCTGGTTGGATTAtgtagttgttttttttttttttttgctttattttaacaaatttgaattatttacaaattcTACTGGGTATTGTTTCTGGTTAGgtttgtttgtttggtttagggTTATATAACATTTTTCATGTATTGATGTCTACAGACAGATACCATAAATTATTCTGGCGCTTACGCAGCATTAGGAGTTGATAACAGTGTACGGTTGGACAGTTTCTGTCGAAACTTCAAGGTTGAAGTGAAAAAGTTGACAGATGATGACATTGAGTTTGACATGATTGGTATTGATCCATCACTTGCCAATGCTTTCCGAAGAATTCTCATAGCAGAGGTGATAAGTTTCTCCTTCCCCCATTAATTTCAGTCATTATGTCATGTTTGGTTTTGAATGTATAAGTGGAATTTATTAAGTTTAGATGCTTTATCATAATTTCAAGCACTTGTTTGTTTCTCTTTCTTCTCAATGTTCATTTTGTATCAAATGTTAGATTCATATGAATAATAAAAGGGTTTCTCCCACTGATTATTTTGAATGCTAACGTTACGATAATCAGTGAACTTTGGCCTCTTTTTTCAGGGGAAAGTAGTTTTATTGTCATAATTTTGTCCATAGCTAATAACCCAATACCACATTCGTATGTTCTGGGATGATGATCTCTTATACAATTCTATTGTTatctaaaatattatactattatATCATGGGGATGACCAAGTTAATCTGTATTGTttgtcaaatattatttcatggAGATGTTTTTTtatgcaattatttttttatatgtcaCCTTTATCAAGAAGAAAATTGTCTTTAAATTTGTCATAAGTTAGAGGAGACACATTGCATGGGAGACGAGGATCAGTCATTTAGCTTTGATATTTTGCTGAAAATCTGCAAGTCTGCAGACTAGAACTACTCATGCTATGCACAACATTTTACAGCAgtgtcattttcatctttatgtGTTTCTCTTTGCACTTTCACCTTGTTTTGGTTATTACTTATTACTCAGTAGTAATAGCGTAGTCCAAGTGTAATGGAGgtaataaatttttatggtttttccctttatctttttttataagtttaggTTCCAACAATGGCTATTGAAAGAGTATATATTGCAAACAATACATCAATTATACAAGACGAAGTTCTATCCCATAGATTGGGTCTTATTCCAATCAATGCTGATCCCACACTATTTGAATATCCAGGTCTTATATCTACTGTAAACTTACATGATTATTCTTCTCATTGCCTATATGACTTTAATGTGTGATAAATGTTAAATTGGAATGGAAATACTGTGCAATTTGTTGGGTGGACACCTCTTATATGGCAAGgctaaatatttgttatttgtatttcttttttattaatagacAATGCGGGAGGtgaaaacaatgaaaaaaacaCCATTGTCTTCAAACTACATGTTCGTTGTGAAAAGGGTCAACCTCGTATTATTGGTAAATGGCCAAAAACTCTTGCTTGGTGGTATTTATGTTGCTTTTAATTTCTTCTTCAGCTATTTAACTCCTTGTCTGATGATATTACAATGTAAATGCAGTAAAATCAGATGAATTGAAGTGGTTGCCTAACGGGAGTGATCTTATTGCTGACGACACCAAACCAAATGCTGGTTCAAAACCAAAAACATTTACATCTTTTAGTTGCAGTCAAGACTCACTTCCTGAATTCTCCAAAAGACCACTTGGTCCTACTTATCCGGATATTATATTAGCTAAACTTGGACCTGGTCAGGTAATCCTTCTCCACTCTCTCTCTCCCTCCTCCCTATGACGACCACCAAAATAATTACTATGCACATGCATTAAATTCTGTTTCAGATACCATGCACATGTTCAAACACCATTTGTTTTGAGCACTCTCTTACGGCTTTACAAGTCTTGTTTATGGAGATTCCAAGAGTTTACGGGGACTATTTGAGTTTGACATGACAACCTTGATAAGAGTTATTTGATTTTGCAAACTTGTAATTAGTTACATGTTCGCATGTAGAAAACTGGAAGTTGTACTTAACTACTTCTGAATATCATAGTTGCTAAACATATGCTTTTATAGGAAATCGAACTTGAAGTTCATGCTGTTAAAGGTGTTGGTAAGACACATGCAAAATGGTCTCCGGTTGCTACTGCTTGGTATCGAATGCTTCCCGAGGTAGGGAATATCATATATTTTGCCTACTGCTCACACATTAACAGACTGAAAAATTGACAAATCCTGACATTGTATGCTTGACTTTTCATCTCTAGGTTGTACTCATGGAAGACGTTAAGGATGAGCTGGCCGACGAACTAGTAACTAAATGTCCAGTTAATGTCTTTGATATCGAAGATATTGGAAAAGGTAATTCTGTTTTTGCATTTGCGCTCCTAGTATTAGATTTTTATATCTTTCTCTTCTGAACCATGACGGTGAGGGATTATTATGTCAAAATCGATTTTGCTTTATCGTTAACTATCAAGATCGTCCATGAGCTCAAGCCCTTATTTCTTTGGCTTTTCTCTTAATGTGCTGATTTGGTTGTTGTGTGCATAGGTAGAAAAAGGGCTACCGTAGTCAAACCACGGGCATGCACTTTGTGTAGGGAGTGCATCAGAGGAGGGAAAGAATGGGAGGATCGTGTGTCACTGCGTCGTGTCAAAGATCATTTCATTTGTAAGTATTGTGTGACATATTAAGTTCATAGTATTAGAACTTTGAAGTTTtatgaacaaattttttttcagcATCCTTTGGATTCCAGTTTCTTGATAACTCATTTCTTATAGTAATAATTTGAAAGCATTGTGGGTTTTGATTGTGCAATGAAGTAGGTTTATTAATGTTGGTAGATTAAGATGATAATAAACAGATTGTCAAATTCAAAGAATCAGATTGTTTTTATAGTTGGACTGGCTTTATATATTTGCGCCCTATTTACACAAACAGATTAATGAATCATGTATAGTAAAGTGCTTATGTAtaacaaatgataaaataaagtcaaaccaTTTTCATGTAAGCTAAAAAAACCATCTTGGAGTGTTTAtggaaataagttgaaaacaacttataattattttttattaactctCTCAAACAGTTGCACAATTACTTATGCCTGTAAACAAACTCAAATCAGTCAAATTTAAACATGCCCTTGATCAATCAATATTTGTTAATTAGTTTAAGAGGTGCACATCAAATCTTGCTTAACATAAAATTTTTGTATGGACTTGTCTGTGTATCTTTCAAACTTCAATTTGTCCAAATTTGTTTTTGACAGTTTTGATATGGATTATTTTGCTATAGTCCCTGAAAtatcttacattttttttcttctgttttgttTTTCTAGTTACAATTGAATCAACTGGAGCAATTCCACCTGATGTGCTATTTACTCAAGCTGTGAAGATTCTGGAAGATAAGTGCGAACGAGTGATTACCGAGCTTTCTTGATTCTTAATTTTGCCATCATATCCTAAAATGAACGAAAAGATAAATGTTGTACATGATTGATTTTGTTATGATTTAATTTTGGTTTTCTGTggacaaatatataatttatgataGGAAAGCTCATAGTTTGGATGTGTAAGTCTGCATACACATGATCTGTTTTGTTTGTAGTGTCCAAATTGGCTTAACATAATTTCTTTTATGAGAGAATGCATTGAACCTTAGGTGACCTAAGTTGAGATAGGATTTTTGTAGATGTTTGCACCTAAAACTAGTTGAACATTTCTACTTACAAGTTACAACCCCCTTGTCCATATTAcggttaatatatattttttaaatgaaaaaagagGCCAAGCCCCTAAGAAAGATCTGCAAatgaaattaaacaaaaaaagtagACTCTTATAACTTCAGAAATTTATTAGTGTCattttaagtaataaaaaatagactTGAGAAAGAAAAGCAGCTCGATGCACACAAATGGTCACACCTCAAACAAGATTAACAACACATTTATCAAAAAGTGCAATTTCTGTGTCTATTTGTCTCTCTCATGTACTTCCTACTAATAACAAATACACATCACACGTGACGTTATTATTTTCTTCGAGGAATTTGaatttagtatttgaaattaCAATATTAAACTTTTACTATTATACTCATGGACAAATGATttattatgatataatttatttttaaatgatttattttcatGAAACAAGTATTTATGAAAGACATTTTTCAGAAtgcatatatttatatttagatcgAGAAGATTAATCAtagttagttaattttttttataaatataaattaattaattttacttaaataaGATGGAACGAAATTATTTTCCATAAAACAAATTGGAGTGTTCATTACACGAGTGTTTATTTTTCtgtctttttatatattcaaatattgTTGAAAATGACATAGAAATACATAGAGTTTGTTGGTATGACTTGGAAAAAAAAGATTACTCTGATGCAATGATGAAAATATagcagattttttttaatg
Protein-coding sequences here:
- the LOC101509663 gene encoding uncharacterized protein, with the protein product MSSSDEEQEQKKNDNGGGILDFIMNLEDVPSKLSPHLELIKTRVVCSIDAPQHTDTINYSGAYAALGVDNSVRLDSFCRNFKVEVKKLTDDDIEFDMIGIDPSLANAFRRILIAEVPTMAIERVYIANNTSIIQDEVLSHRLGLIPINADPTLFEYPDNAGGENNEKNTIVFKLHVRCEKGQPRIIVKSDELKWLPNGSDLIADDTKPNAGSKPKTFTSFSCSQDSLPEFSKRPLGPTYPDIILAKLGPGQEIELEVHAVKGVGKTHAKWSPVATAWYRMLPEVVLMEDVKDELADELVTKCPVNVFDIEDIGKGRKRATVVKPRACTLCRECIRGGKEWEDRVSLRRVKDHFIFTIESTGAIPPDVLFTQAVKILEDKCERVITELS